One stretch of Streptomyces agglomeratus DNA includes these proteins:
- a CDS encoding TetR/AcrR family transcriptional regulator, whose amino-acid sequence MVAGMSSHPPLPPPSRTGRPRSVEAHAAILRATRAALVDLGWSKLTMGDVASRAGVAKTTLYRRWANKSELVVDAVAVLFDELRLPDRGSLMADVEGVVLQFAALLDRPEAKTALMAVVAESTRDEALRKRIRSAIVDRQKCLVLLGRERAQARGELPYEDDPAQAARNADLIFDIIAGAVVHRALVSAEPVDREWAHSFSLLLVNGLTSGVASESES is encoded by the coding sequence ATGGTCGCGGGCATGTCCAGCCACCCCCCGCTCCCCCCTCCCAGCCGCACGGGCCGCCCGCGCAGCGTCGAGGCCCACGCCGCCATCCTCAGGGCGACGAGGGCCGCGCTGGTGGACCTGGGCTGGTCGAAGCTGACGATGGGCGACGTGGCGAGCCGGGCGGGAGTCGCCAAGACCACGCTGTACCGCCGCTGGGCGAACAAGAGCGAGCTGGTCGTCGACGCCGTGGCCGTCCTCTTCGACGAACTGCGGCTGCCGGACCGGGGAAGCCTGATGGCCGACGTCGAAGGGGTGGTGCTCCAGTTCGCCGCGCTGCTCGACCGGCCGGAGGCCAAGACCGCGCTGATGGCCGTCGTCGCGGAGTCGACGCGCGACGAGGCGCTGCGGAAACGTATCCGCTCGGCGATCGTCGACCGCCAGAAGTGCCTGGTGCTGCTGGGCCGGGAGCGCGCCCAGGCCCGCGGCGAACTGCCGTACGAGGACGACCCCGCCCAGGCGGCCCGTAACGCGGACCTGATCTTCGACATCATCGCGGGCGCCGTCGTCCACCGGGCCCTGGTGAGCGCGGAACCGGTGGACCGGGAGTGGGCCCACAGCTTCTCGCTCCTGCTGGTGAACGGCCTGACGTCGGGAGTCGCTTCGGAATCGGAGTCATAG
- a CDS encoding acyl-CoA mutase large subunit family protein, whose product MDAEAIEEGRRRWQARYDKARKRDADFTTLSGDPVDPVYGPRPGDTYEGFERIGWPGEYPFTRGLHPTGYRGRTWTIRQFAGFGNAEQTNERYKMILANGGGGLSVAFDMPTLMGRDSDEPKALGEVGHCGVAIDSAADMEVLFKDIPLGDVTTSMTISGPAVPVFCMYLVAAERQGVDPGVLNGTLQTDIFKEYIAQKEWLFQPEPHLRLIGDLMEHCARSIPAYKPLSVSGYHIREAGATAAQELAYTLADGFGYVELGLSRGMDVDHFAPGLSFFFDAHVDFFEEIAKFRAARRIWARWMRDVYGARTDKAQWLRFHTQTAGVSLTAQQPYNNVVRTAVEALAAVLGGTNSLHTNALDETLALPSEQAAEIALRTQQVLMEETGVANVADPLGGSWYIEQLTDRIEADAEKIFDQIKERGTRAHSDGRHPIGPITSGILRGIEDGWFTGEIAESAFQYQRSVEKGDKRVVGVNCHHGSVTGDLEILRVSHEVERVQVSTLAERKAARDDAKVRASLDALLAAARDGSNMIEPMLTAVRAEATLGEICGVLRDEWGVYTEPPGF is encoded by the coding sequence ATGGACGCTGAAGCGATCGAGGAAGGCCGCCGCCGCTGGCAGGCCCGTTACGACAAGGCCCGCAAGCGCGACGCGGACTTCACCACGCTCTCCGGAGACCCGGTCGACCCCGTGTACGGGCCGCGGCCCGGTGACACGTACGAGGGATTCGAGCGCATCGGGTGGCCGGGGGAGTACCCCTTCACCCGCGGCCTGCACCCGACCGGCTACCGGGGCCGGACTTGGACCATCCGCCAGTTCGCCGGCTTCGGCAATGCCGAGCAGACGAACGAGCGCTACAAGATGATCCTGGCGAACGGCGGCGGCGGCCTGTCCGTGGCCTTCGACATGCCGACGCTGATGGGCCGCGACTCGGACGAGCCGAAGGCGCTCGGCGAGGTCGGGCACTGCGGTGTGGCCATCGATTCCGCCGCCGACATGGAGGTCCTGTTCAAGGACATCCCGCTGGGCGACGTCACCACGTCCATGACGATCAGCGGGCCGGCCGTCCCCGTCTTCTGCATGTACCTGGTCGCGGCGGAGCGGCAGGGGGTGGACCCCGGGGTCCTCAACGGCACGCTCCAGACCGACATCTTCAAGGAGTACATCGCGCAGAAGGAGTGGCTCTTCCAGCCGGAGCCGCACCTGCGCCTGATCGGCGACCTGATGGAGCACTGCGCGCGCTCGATCCCGGCGTACAAGCCGCTGTCGGTCTCCGGCTACCACATCCGCGAGGCGGGAGCGACGGCCGCGCAGGAGCTCGCGTACACGCTGGCGGACGGCTTCGGATACGTCGAGCTGGGCCTCAGCCGGGGCATGGACGTGGACCACTTCGCGCCGGGCCTGTCGTTCTTCTTCGACGCGCACGTGGACTTCTTCGAGGAGATCGCGAAGTTCCGCGCGGCCAGGAGGATCTGGGCGCGGTGGATGCGGGACGTCTACGGCGCGCGGACGGACAAGGCGCAGTGGCTGCGGTTCCACACGCAGACGGCGGGTGTGTCACTGACCGCTCAGCAGCCGTACAACAACGTGGTGCGTACGGCGGTCGAGGCGCTGGCGGCGGTGCTGGGCGGAACGAACTCGCTGCACACCAACGCGCTGGACGAGACGCTCGCGCTGCCGAGCGAGCAGGCGGCGGAGATCGCGCTGCGTACGCAGCAGGTGCTGATGGAGGAGACGGGCGTCGCGAACGTGGCGGACCCGCTGGGCGGCTCCTGGTACATCGAGCAGCTGACCGACCGCATCGAGGCGGACGCGGAGAAGATCTTCGACCAGATCAAGGAGCGGGGGACACGGGCGCACTCGGACGGGCGCCATCCGATCGGTCCGATCACCTCCGGAATCCTGCGCGGGATCGAGGACGGCTGGTTCACCGGGGAGATCGCGGAATCCGCCTTCCAGTACCAGCGGTCGGTGGAGAAGGGCGACAAGCGGGTGGTGGGTGTGAACTGCCACCACGGCTCGGTGACGGGCGACCTGGAGATCCTGCGGGTGAGCCACGAGGTCGAGCGCGTGCAGGTGAGCACGCTGGCGGAGCGCAAGGCGGCGCGGGACGACGCCAAGGTACGAGCGTCGCTGGACGCGCTGCTCGCGGCCGCGCGCGACGGGTCGAACATGATAGAGCCGATGCTCACGGCGGTACGTGCCGAAGCGACCCTGGGCGAGATCTGCGGCGTCCTGAGGGACGAGTGGGGGGTCTACACGGAGCCGCCGGGGTTCTGA
- a CDS encoding DUF3817 domain-containing protein: MKSNVLSRYRVMAYITAVWLLVFTVAIVAKYVFHVGDTMLISQIHGVLFIIYVVFAFDLGTKAKWPFGKLLWVLAAGCIPLASFFVEPKITREARALITDARPVTAKV; this comes from the coding sequence ATGAAGTCGAATGTGCTGTCCCGATACCGGGTGATGGCGTACATCACCGCCGTGTGGCTGCTGGTCTTCACCGTGGCGATCGTCGCGAAGTACGTGTTCCACGTCGGCGACACCATGCTCATCTCGCAGATCCACGGTGTGCTGTTCATCATCTATGTCGTCTTCGCCTTCGATCTCGGCACCAAGGCGAAGTGGCCGTTCGGCAAGCTGCTGTGGGTGCTGGCGGCCGGCTGCATCCCCCTGGCCTCGTTCTTTGTCGAGCCGAAGATCACCCGCGAGGCCCGTGCGCTGATCACGGACGCGCGCCCGGTGACGGCGAAGGTCTGA
- a CDS encoding MarR family winged helix-turn-helix transcriptional regulator, translating into MPKPLSLPFDPIARADELWRQRWGPVPSMSAITSIMRAHQILLAEVDAVVRPYGLTFARYEALVLLTFSKQGELPMSKIGERLMVHPTSVTNTVDRLVKSGLVDKRPNPNDGRGTLASITGKGREVVEAATRDLMAMDFGLGVYDAEECAEIFAMLRPLRVAAHDFEEK; encoded by the coding sequence GTGCCGAAGCCGCTCAGCCTCCCGTTCGATCCCATCGCCAGAGCCGACGAACTCTGGCGGCAGCGCTGGGGACCCGTCCCCTCGATGTCCGCGATCACGTCGATCATGCGCGCGCACCAGATCCTCCTCGCGGAGGTCGACGCCGTCGTCAGACCGTACGGACTGACCTTCGCGCGGTACGAGGCGCTGGTGCTGCTCACCTTCTCCAAGCAGGGCGAACTGCCGATGTCCAAGATCGGTGAGCGGCTGATGGTCCACCCGACGTCCGTCACGAACACCGTCGACCGGCTGGTGAAGTCCGGTCTCGTCGACAAACGGCCCAATCCGAACGACGGTCGCGGCACGCTCGCCTCGATCACCGGGAAGGGCCGCGAGGTGGTGGAGGCGGCGACCCGCGACCTGATGGCGATGGACTTCGGGCTGGGTGTGTACGACGCCGAGGAGTGCGCGGAGATCTTCGCCATGCTGCGTCCGCTGCGGGTGGCGGCCCACGACTTCGAGGAGAAGTAG
- a CDS encoding glycoside hydrolase family 6 protein, translating into MSGRRPTRSLTAAALACLALAAGCSGSGSSGPGSGQAAGTAATARDQAPGRDSSPYWVDPRSDAARQVAEWEAQGRSADADVLRRISERPVADWPAGDDPAPDIEKAVRGAARDGRTVVLVAYNIPHRDCGQHSAGGADDAETYRRWIGSFADSIGSAPAIVILEPDAVAHIVDGCTPAEEHDERTELLSGAVDRLKQQPKTKVYLDAGNPAWIDDPGKLVEPLERAGVDRADGISLNVSNFQANDTVRSFGARLSGLLGGAHFVIDSSRNGNGPLPGSRTDAWCNPTGRALGTPPSDRTGDPLLDAYLWIKRPGDSDGECRGGPAAGTWWPDYALGLARRAKA; encoded by the coding sequence ATGTCCGGCCGCAGACCGACCCGCTCGCTCACCGCTGCCGCGCTCGCCTGCCTCGCACTCGCCGCCGGCTGCTCCGGCTCCGGCAGCTCCGGGCCCGGGTCGGGGCAGGCGGCCGGCACGGCCGCCACCGCGCGGGACCAGGCGCCGGGCCGGGACTCGTCCCCGTACTGGGTCGACCCTCGGAGCGACGCCGCCCGCCAGGTCGCGGAGTGGGAGGCGCAGGGCCGCAGCGCCGACGCGGACGTGCTGCGGCGGATCTCCGAAAGGCCGGTGGCCGACTGGCCGGCCGGGGACGATCCCGCGCCCGACATCGAGAAGGCCGTGCGCGGCGCGGCCCGGGACGGCCGGACCGTCGTACTCGTCGCGTACAACATCCCCCACCGCGACTGCGGCCAGCACTCCGCGGGAGGCGCCGACGACGCCGAGACCTACCGCCGCTGGATCGGCTCCTTCGCCGACAGCATCGGCTCCGCCCCGGCCATCGTCATCCTGGAGCCGGACGCCGTGGCCCACATCGTGGACGGGTGCACGCCGGCCGAGGAGCACGACGAACGCACCGAGCTCCTCTCCGGTGCGGTCGACCGGCTCAAGCAGCAGCCGAAGACCAAGGTGTACCTGGACGCGGGCAATCCGGCGTGGATCGACGACCCCGGCAAGCTCGTGGAACCCCTTGAACGGGCCGGCGTCGACCGGGCCGACGGCATCTCGCTCAATGTCTCCAACTTCCAGGCGAACGACACCGTCAGATCGTTCGGCGCCCGGCTGTCCGGCCTCCTCGGCGGCGCCCACTTCGTGATCGACAGCAGCCGCAACGGCAATGGCCCCCTGCCCGGCAGCCGCACCGACGCCTGGTGCAACCCCACCGGGCGCGCGCTCGGTACGCCGCCCAGCGACCGCACCGGAGACCCGCTGCTCGACGCGTACCTGTGGATCAAGCGGCCCGGCGACTCGGACGGCGAGTGCCGGGGAGGCCCGGCGGCCGGCACCTGGTGGCCGGACTACGCGCTGGGGCTGGCCCGCCGCGCGAAGGCGTGA
- a CDS encoding kelch motif-containing protein: MAYRPTQKFKKTLLGGGAVVVLAGLNAPAALTFVEEKYHAYKIAQPGYKAQYGSWSTVDIPEKYRTNAIHAALLHTGKVLIIAGSGNEQKKFDEGTFETVLWDPRDDSFELVPTPEDFFCAGHAQLPDGRLLVAGGTARYEVMGDKVMRAGGGMRVKNENPDKPITFKKGTRFRSPSGITYVSRFDVTVPKAKRQFKISYAKSGRMLPWKTSVKAAEARVFVEAVEEGPKAVTKQSAQYEILGLKGEDADNAYGLAEAITMDKQDYQGIRAAYEFDPKAERYIPVDPMKEARWYPTLVTLQNGKVLAVSGLDDVGAILAGDNEYYDPKTKKWSKAPFRYFPTYPALFLTKGGKLFYSGANAGYGPADKGRDPGIWDLEKNTFKKVGGLTDLDQTETAASLVLPPAQNQRVMILGGGGVGESEKATGRTAVIDLNKESPAFEPGPRLPQGTRYLNSVIMPDDTVFTSGGSGDYRGRGASNILKAQFYDPKTNAFKAAADPTVGRNYHSEALLLPDGRVVTFGSDSLFGDKDNTKLGKFEQRMEVYTPPYLFRDKALRPVLGAGPRELGASGRATYRTAHPERIARARLMRPSAVTHTTDVEQRSIELGLRKGRGRVTVEVPGDKSLVPPGWYMLFVTDAEGTPSEAKWIHVK, translated from the coding sequence ATGGCCTACCGGCCGACGCAGAAGTTCAAGAAGACGCTGCTGGGCGGCGGAGCCGTCGTGGTGCTCGCGGGACTCAACGCCCCGGCGGCGCTGACCTTCGTGGAGGAGAAGTACCACGCGTACAAGATCGCGCAGCCCGGCTACAAGGCGCAGTACGGCTCCTGGTCGACCGTCGACATCCCCGAGAAGTACCGCACGAACGCCATCCACGCGGCCCTGCTCCACACCGGCAAGGTGCTGATCATCGCGGGCTCGGGCAACGAGCAGAAGAAGTTCGACGAGGGCACCTTCGAGACCGTCCTGTGGGACCCGCGGGACGACTCCTTCGAGCTGGTACCGACCCCCGAGGACTTCTTCTGCGCCGGGCACGCGCAACTGCCCGACGGGCGGCTGCTGGTGGCGGGCGGCACGGCACGCTACGAGGTGATGGGCGACAAGGTCATGCGGGCCGGCGGCGGGATGCGGGTCAAGAACGAGAACCCGGACAAGCCCATCACCTTCAAGAAGGGCACCCGGTTCCGCTCGCCCTCCGGGATCACGTACGTGTCGCGGTTCGACGTGACCGTCCCGAAGGCGAAGCGCCAGTTCAAGATCTCGTACGCCAAGAGCGGACGCATGCTGCCCTGGAAGACCAGCGTCAAGGCGGCCGAGGCCCGGGTATTCGTCGAGGCCGTCGAGGAAGGGCCGAAGGCGGTCACCAAGCAGTCCGCGCAGTACGAGATCCTCGGACTCAAGGGCGAGGACGCCGACAACGCGTACGGCCTCGCCGAGGCGATCACCATGGACAAGCAGGACTACCAGGGCATCAGGGCGGCGTACGAGTTCGACCCGAAGGCGGAGCGGTACATACCCGTCGACCCCATGAAGGAGGCCCGCTGGTACCCGACGCTGGTCACCCTCCAGAACGGCAAGGTGCTCGCGGTCTCCGGCCTCGACGACGTCGGCGCCATCCTGGCCGGCGACAACGAGTACTACGACCCGAAGACGAAGAAGTGGTCGAAGGCGCCCTTCCGGTACTTCCCGACGTACCCGGCGCTCTTCCTCACCAAGGGCGGCAAGCTCTTCTACTCCGGCGCGAACGCCGGTTACGGACCGGCCGACAAGGGCCGCGATCCCGGCATCTGGGACCTGGAGAAGAACACCTTCAAGAAGGTCGGCGGGCTCACCGATCTCGACCAGACCGAGACTGCGGCGTCACTGGTCCTGCCGCCCGCGCAGAACCAGCGGGTGATGATCCTCGGCGGAGGGGGCGTCGGGGAGTCCGAGAAGGCGACCGGGCGTACGGCGGTCATCGACCTGAACAAGGAGAGCCCGGCCTTCGAGCCCGGACCCCGGCTCCCGCAGGGCACGCGGTACCTGAACAGCGTCATCATGCCGGACGACACGGTCTTCACCAGCGGCGGCTCCGGGGACTACCGGGGGCGCGGCGCCAGCAACATCCTCAAGGCGCAGTTCTACGACCCGAAGACGAACGCCTTCAAGGCGGCGGCCGACCCGACCGTGGGACGCAACTATCACTCCGAGGCGCTGCTGCTGCCCGACGGCCGGGTGGTGACCTTCGGCTCCGATTCGCTCTTCGGCGACAAGGACAACACGAAGCTCGGCAAGTTCGAGCAGCGGATGGAGGTCTACACGCCGCCGTACCTCTTCCGGGACAAGGCACTGCGTCCGGTGCTGGGGGCCGGGCCGCGCGAGCTGGGGGCGTCGGGGAGGGCGACGTACCGGACCGCGCACCCCGAGCGGATCGCGCGGGCCCGGCTGATGCGGCCGAGCGCGGTGACGCACACGACGGATGTCGAGCAGCGCTCCATCGAACTCGGCCTGCGCAAGGGCCGCGGCCGGGTCACGGTGGAGGTGCCGGGCGACAAGTCCCTGGTGCCGCCCGGCTGGTACATGCTGTTCGTCACCGACGCCGAGGGGACGCCGTCGGAGGCGAAGTGGATCCACGTGAAGTAA
- a CDS encoding glycosyltransferase family 2 protein, whose translation MRPDGYDYETHSRLAGPLTEPGTTAYRVQYRSLMAQEPHRIRAVLLMTLAPLLSALLLVYLVWPTHWTEREGGDRWLVRLDQVMLASIGLIMFFMLVNVVSIAHATLVARDPVPVTPEPGTRVAFLTTYVPGKEALSMVRATLEGAVGLRHDGPLDIWLLDEGDDEQARALCAELGVRHFTRSGIPEWNTRKGPHRARTKHGNYNAWLAMHGDDYDFFASVDTDHVPLANFLERMLGYFRDPDVAFVVGPQVYGNYDRCVTKAAESQQFLFHALIQRAGNRYGAPMFVGTNNVVRVRALKQVGGLYDSITEDMATGFELHRRRNPDTGRFWRSVYTPDVLAVGEGPASWTDFFTQQLRWSRGTYETLFKQFWKAPLRVPPGRLLTYSLMLVYYPMTAVNWLLGILSCVLFLWFGASGTQVSSSVWLMLYSDAAALQIGLYLWNRRHNVSPHEPEGSGGLAGMAMSALCAPIYAKSLGSAVLRTRGRFVVTPKGGEASPDRLLTFRIHLSWAVVLLASLVASVHFGHTHAAMRTWAVLALVIALAPVAVWCWTSARERAATRTVSARAVKGAAGSAVPGEEPEPAFATTTGGN comes from the coding sequence GTGCGGCCGGACGGCTACGACTACGAGACCCACAGCCGGCTCGCCGGGCCGCTGACGGAACCTGGCACCACCGCGTACCGGGTTCAGTACCGGAGTCTGATGGCGCAGGAACCGCACCGAATACGCGCCGTGCTGCTGATGACGCTGGCTCCGCTGCTCTCGGCGCTGCTGCTCGTCTACCTCGTCTGGCCCACCCACTGGACCGAACGCGAGGGCGGCGACCGCTGGCTGGTCCGGCTCGACCAGGTGATGCTGGCCTCGATCGGCCTGATCATGTTCTTCATGCTGGTCAACGTGGTGTCGATCGCACACGCCACGCTGGTCGCCAGGGACCCCGTACCGGTGACGCCCGAGCCCGGCACCCGGGTCGCGTTCCTCACGACGTACGTGCCGGGCAAGGAAGCCCTGTCCATGGTGCGCGCCACGCTCGAAGGGGCGGTCGGGCTGCGGCACGACGGACCGCTCGACATCTGGCTCCTCGACGAGGGCGACGACGAGCAGGCCCGCGCGCTCTGTGCCGAGCTGGGCGTACGGCACTTCACCCGCAGCGGCATACCGGAGTGGAACACCAGGAAGGGCCCGCACCGGGCGAGGACCAAGCACGGCAACTACAACGCCTGGCTCGCCATGCACGGCGACGACTACGACTTCTTCGCCTCCGTCGACACCGACCACGTGCCGCTGGCCAACTTCCTCGAACGGATGCTGGGTTACTTCCGCGACCCGGACGTCGCCTTCGTCGTCGGCCCGCAGGTCTACGGCAACTACGACCGGTGCGTCACCAAGGCAGCCGAGTCGCAGCAGTTCCTGTTCCACGCCCTGATCCAGCGCGCCGGCAACCGCTACGGCGCGCCCATGTTCGTCGGCACCAACAACGTCGTACGCGTCCGGGCCCTCAAGCAGGTCGGCGGCCTGTACGACTCGATCACCGAGGACATGGCCACCGGCTTCGAACTGCACCGCAGGAGGAACCCGGACACCGGGCGCTTCTGGCGGTCCGTCTACACCCCGGACGTGCTGGCCGTCGGCGAGGGCCCGGCCTCCTGGACCGACTTCTTCACGCAGCAGCTGAGGTGGTCGCGGGGCACGTACGAGACGCTGTTCAAGCAGTTCTGGAAAGCGCCGCTGCGCGTGCCGCCGGGCCGGCTGCTCACGTACTCGCTGATGCTCGTCTACTACCCGATGACGGCCGTGAACTGGCTGCTCGGCATTCTCAGCTGCGTCCTGTTCCTGTGGTTCGGGGCGTCCGGCACTCAGGTCTCCTCGTCGGTGTGGCTGATGCTCTACAGCGACGCGGCCGCCCTCCAGATCGGGCTCTACCTGTGGAACAGGCGCCACAACGTCTCGCCGCACGAACCCGAGGGCTCCGGTGGCCTGGCCGGCATGGCGATGTCGGCGCTCTGCGCACCGATCTACGCGAAGTCCCTCGGCTCGGCGGTGCTGCGCACCCGAGGCAGGTTCGTGGTCACGCCCAAGGGCGGCGAGGCGAGCCCCGACCGGCTGCTGACCTTCCGTATCCACCTGTCCTGGGCGGTGGTGCTGCTGGCCTCGCTGGTCGCGTCCGTCCACTTCGGTCACACCCATGCGGCGATGCGCACATGGGCCGTACTGGCCCTGGTCATCGCACTCGCGCCGGTCGCGGTGTGGTGCTGGACCTCCGCACGTGAGCGCGCCGCCACCAGGACCGTCAGCGCCAGGGCCGTCAAGGGCGCCGCAGGCAGCGCGGTGCCGGGTGAGGAGCCGGAGCCCGCGTTCGCGACGACGACCGGAGGGAACTGA
- a CDS encoding MTH1187 family thiamine-binding protein produces MIVAFSVSPLGVGEDVGEYVADAVRVVRESGLPHRTDAMFTSIEGEWDEVMDVVKRAVAVVEARAPRVSLVLKADIRPGVTDGLTSKVETVERHLSA; encoded by the coding sequence ATGATCGTCGCCTTCTCCGTCAGCCCGCTGGGTGTGGGCGAGGACGTCGGGGAGTACGTCGCCGACGCGGTGCGCGTGGTCCGCGAGTCCGGGCTGCCCCACCGCACCGACGCGATGTTCACCTCGATCGAGGGGGAGTGGGACGAGGTGATGGACGTCGTGAAGCGCGCCGTCGCCGTCGTCGAGGCCCGCGCCCCGCGCGTGTCGCTGGTCCTCAAGGCCGACATCCGGCCCGGCGTCACCGACGGGCTGACCTCCAAGGTCGAGACCGTGGAGCGCCATCTGAGTGCCTGA
- a CDS encoding DUF3817 domain-containing protein, which translates to MDIKTASALRRLRLVSVPEAVSFLLLLVCSVLKRTTEFNAVPVMGAVHGLLFVLYVLFWADAWNRTKWSLGTAAFYLAMSVLPTGGFFADKRLKRAAEDAVIAGRARKQGVVGA; encoded by the coding sequence GTGGACATCAAGACCGCTTCCGCACTCCGCCGCCTCCGCCTGGTGTCCGTCCCCGAGGCGGTCTCCTTCCTGTTGCTGCTCGTCTGCTCGGTGCTCAAGCGCACCACGGAGTTCAACGCCGTCCCGGTCATGGGCGCCGTCCACGGCCTCCTCTTCGTCCTGTACGTCCTCTTCTGGGCGGACGCCTGGAACCGGACGAAGTGGTCCCTCGGGACGGCGGCCTTCTACCTCGCCATGTCGGTCCTGCCGACCGGCGGCTTCTTCGCCGACAAGCGCCTCAAGCGCGCGGCCGAGGACGCGGTCATCGCGGGCCGCGCCCGCAAGCAGGGTGTGGTCGGCGCATGA
- a CDS encoding AIM24 family protein: MAQFRLQGSKVLAVDMTGDAVKAKNGSMVAYDGQMAFKKMSGGGEGVRGMVTRRLTGEQMTVMEVKGHGTCYFADRASEINLVSLHGDKLYVESSNLLCTDAGLRTGTSFTGLRGGATGNGLFTTTVEGTGQAAIMSDGPAVVLRVSAQYPLQVDPGAYIAHQGNLQQHFQSGVNFRTLIGEGSGEAFQIRFEGEGLVYVQPSERNTVGGDV, translated from the coding sequence GTGGCTCAGTTCCGACTCCAAGGCAGCAAGGTGCTCGCCGTCGACATGACCGGCGACGCCGTCAAAGCGAAAAACGGCTCGATGGTCGCGTACGACGGCCAGATGGCCTTCAAGAAGATGTCCGGCGGCGGTGAGGGCGTGCGCGGCATGGTGACCCGCCGCCTGACCGGTGAGCAGATGACCGTGATGGAGGTGAAGGGCCACGGCACGTGCTATTTCGCCGACCGCGCGAGCGAGATCAACCTCGTCTCGCTGCACGGCGACAAGCTGTACGTCGAGTCCAGCAATCTCCTGTGCACGGACGCGGGCCTGCGCACCGGCACCTCCTTCACCGGACTGCGCGGCGGCGCGACCGGCAACGGCCTGTTCACCACCACGGTGGAGGGCACCGGCCAGGCGGCGATCATGTCGGACGGTCCGGCGGTCGTGCTGCGCGTCTCGGCCCAGTACCCGCTCCAGGTCGACCCGGGGGCGTACATCGCCCACCAGGGCAACCTCCAGCAGCACTTCCAGTCCGGGGTGAACTTCCGCACGCTCATCGGCGAGGGCTCGGGCGAGGCGTTCCAGATCCGCTTCGAGGGTGAGGGGCTCGTCTACGTGCAGCCGAGCGAGCGCAACACCGTCGGGGGCGACGTCTGA
- a CDS encoding AIM24 family protein — protein sequence MPFREINSKMVEARVVPGQKMFSQRGAMLAYQGDVSFTPNIQGGQGGVMSMIGRRVANESTPLMTVEGSGTVMFGHGGHHIQVINLAGDTLCVEADRLLAFDGTLAQGTMFMGSQGGVMGMVRGQVTGQGLFTTTLKGHGAVAVMAHGGVIELPITPQRPVHVDPQAYVAHHGEVRNKLSTALGWRDMVGRGSGEAFQLELSGSGAVYVQASEEKL from the coding sequence ATGCCGTTCCGCGAGATCAATTCGAAGATGGTCGAGGCGCGGGTCGTGCCCGGCCAGAAGATGTTCAGCCAGCGGGGCGCGATGCTCGCGTACCAGGGCGACGTGTCGTTCACGCCGAACATCCAGGGCGGCCAGGGCGGCGTGATGTCCATGATCGGCCGGCGGGTCGCGAACGAGTCGACCCCGCTCATGACGGTCGAGGGCTCCGGGACGGTCATGTTCGGTCACGGCGGCCACCACATCCAGGTGATCAACCTGGCCGGCGACACCCTGTGCGTCGAGGCGGACCGCCTGCTGGCCTTCGACGGCACCCTCGCCCAGGGCACGATGTTCATGGGCTCGCAGGGCGGCGTCATGGGCATGGTGCGCGGCCAGGTGACCGGCCAGGGCCTGTTCACCACCACGCTCAAGGGCCACGGCGCGGTCGCCGTGATGGCACACGGCGGCGTGATCGAACTGCCCATCACCCCGCAGCGCCCGGTCCACGTCGACCCGCAGGCGTACGTCGCGCACCACGGCGAGGTACGCAACAAGCTCTCCACCGCACTCGGCTGGCGCGACATGGTGGGTCGCGGGTCGGGCGAGGCGTTCCAGCTGGAGCTGTCCGGCAGCGGCGCGGTGTACGTACAGGCC